A single window of Sphaerodactylus townsendi isolate TG3544 linkage group LG05, MPM_Stown_v2.3, whole genome shotgun sequence DNA harbors:
- the FCHO1 gene encoding F-BAR domain only protein 1 produces the protein MKHGQISAKELADFVRERVTVEEAYAKSMVKMSKMAGNSTQVGTFAPLWEVFRISSDKLALCHAELVKKLQDLIKEIGRYGDEQIRVHKKSKDEVAGTLEAVQVLQGAAQHLPKAKENYHSRCQELERLRREGASQKEIDKAELKSRKAVEALRRAVEKYNLARDDFEQKMLDSALRFQEVEDSHLCHMKALIASYVHSVEDTHVQIGQVHEEFKQNMENIGVETLLRNFAESKGTGRHPPGPLDFEELSMTPAQEGPKRTRSKAFRIPGLGRKDRERDSVESPDADSVQAPEVDEEGFTVRPDTSQNGEHSNHLCSSSDSDYDDEEPHKFYIRIKPVQPRERTNSAAASAAVEQLKASVGNLILPPSVGCTMKRHSSRHLKSLTSAAVETDSDTAPAPGDKLGKSQTPRLAIQTNSCEDKIPEPDALPVSALFGPPLESAFENEDFSAPRSYLLASSPSPFSSSSLENVEDSGLDSPSHPATGPFPDSRLWSPRPCTPQSPVSKRSSKSSLSLRGNRRGLMVEDGPNPWLPQSTSQDPPCFASEPDWPDSISAWPAVTHTNSSCHRQASSPDLFSLEGGMSSRRAWAVRPRSPASDCPPRACERDSCLSSNSASSSSSSPAPPSSGDSTSPSPWAPRSRDSESGTPGIPEVSSEPTSLPSSAAPCLATMVAPPRRCRAKRPSAVSATCAGSDTPRSLSPSPLWALSAPPSSGSLTERAFFMATQPGLGISRGPSPVVLGSQDALPVATAFTEYIHAYFKGHNPDSCLVKVTGELTMSFPAGIVRVFTGASAPPVLSFRILHTASIEQYLPNSDLLFSDSSQSDPSSKDFWLNMGALTAHLQKQAEEVATTPYFNVPLLRYQYSKQGLAWAPLQLTVNWECASDTTRVCVDYNYNASALASAVALTNVQVLLPIEEPVANVKLQPTACWNMEEKRLLWRLLDVPSAQGLGGCGRLLASWEPLNGPTKPRPVAAQFTSEGSTVSGADVELVGSGYRMSLVKKRFATDGHSLGTPPGNSRAAAKGFSGHGPQLPAEGMIGHPADTVPPSRLYRTCRYPQRVHVISPMHPEAAGSRASATQLPYVGLGSKHHRLPPPGDEITSAEIASSE, from the exons ATGAAGCATGGACAGATCTCTGCCAAGGAACTGGCTGATTTTGTGCGAGAGAG GGTGACTGTGGAAGAGGCCTATGCCAAATCTATGGTCAAGATGTCCAAGATGGCTGGAAACAGCACCCAGGTGGG GACTTTTGCTCCCCTGTGGGAGGTCTTCCGCATCTCATCGGACAAGCTGGCCCTGTGCCACGCGGAGCTTGTGAAGAAGCTGCAGGATTTGATCAAAGAGATCGGACGTTATGGAGATGAACAGATACGGGTGCACAAGAAG TCAAAGGACGAAGTAGCAGGGACCCTGGAAGCCGTCCAAGTCTTACAGGGAGCAGCTCAGCATCTCCCAAAGGCCAAGGAGAACTACCACAGCCGATGCCAGGAGCTGGAACGTCTACGTAGGGAAGGAGCAAGCCAGAAAGAGATTGATAAG GCCGAACTGAAATCCCGCAAGGCGGTCGAAGCTCTCCGGCGTGCTGTGGAGAAGTACAACTTGGCCCGCGATGATTTTGAGCAGAAGATGCTGGACTCTGCTCTG CGCTTCCAAGAAGTAGAAGATTCTCACCTGTGCCATATGAAGGCCCTGATTGCTTCCTATGTGCATTCTGTGGAAGACACCCATGTGCAGATCGGACAG GTCCATGAGGAGTTCAAACAGAACATGGAGAACATCGGGGTAGAGACGTTGCTACGAAACTTTGCTGAGAGCAAAGGAACCGGCCGTCACCCACCAG gGCCGCTGGATTTTGAGGAGCTGAGCATGACCCCAGCACAGGAAG GACCAAAGCGAACCCGCAGCAAAGCTTTCCGCATCCCTGGCTTGGGCCGCAAAGACCGCGAACGGGATTCTGT ggAATCTCCAGATGCCGATTCAGTG CAGGCTCCAGAAGTGGATGAAGAGGGGTTTACTGTTCGTCCTGATACAAGCCAGAACG GCGAGCACAGCAACCACTTGTGCTCATCCAGCGATTCGGATTACGACGACGAGGAGCCGCACAAGTTCTACATCCGCATCAAGCCTGTGCAGCCGCGCGAGAGAACCAACAGCGCGGCGGCTTCTGCTGCGGTGGAACAGCTCAAGGCCTCTGTGGGCAATCTCATCCTGCCACCAAGCGTGGGG TGCACCATGAAAAGGCATTCGTCTA GGCACTTGAAATCTCTCACCTCTGCAGCCGTGGAAACAGATTCTGACACAGCCCCAGCTCCAG GTGACAAATTAGGAAAATCACAGACTCCCCGGCTTGCCATCCAGACAAACAG tTGTGAGGACAAGATTCCCGAACCCGACGCCCTCCCTGTCAGTGCGCTGTTTGGACCTCCGCTGGAATCCGCTTTTGAAAATGAAGATTTCTCAG CCCCCCGATCGTACCTTCTGGCTTCTAGCCcatcccccttttcctcctcGTCTCTCGAGAATGTGGAAGACTCCGGGTTAGACTCGCCATCGCACCCAGCCACTGGGCCTTTCCCGGATTCTCGCCTGTGGAGTCCACGGCCTTGCACTCCCCAGAGCCCCGTCAGCAAGCGGTCTTCAAAGAGCTCCTTGAGTCTTCGTGGCAATCGGCGTGGCCTGATGGTTGAAGATGGGCCCAATCCCTGGCTGCCCCAGTCTACCTCCCAGGATCCCCCCTGCTTCGCCTCGGAGCCCGACTGGCCAGATTCTATATCTGCCTGGCCTGCAGTGACTCATACTAATTCCTCCTGCCACCGGCAAGCGTCCTCTCCTGACCTGTTCTCCTTGGAAGGCGGCATGAGCAGCCGGCGGGCCTGGGCGGTCAGACCTCGCAGCCCGGCCTCAGACTGCCCCCCACGGGCCTGCGAGCGCGACAGCTGCCTGTCATCCAattctgcctcctcttcctcctcctccccagcgcCCCCAAGCAGTGGTGACTCCACCAGCCCCTCTCCGTGGGCCCCACGGAGCCGAGACTCAGAAAGTGGGACACCGGGTATCCCCGAGGTGTCGTCTGAACCCA CatctcttccttcctctgccGCACCCTGTTTGGCCACGATGGTGGCTCCACCCCGGCGATGCCGAGCAAAAAGGCCTTCAGCCGTGTCGGCTACATGTGCCGGCAGTGACACG CCTCGGTCCCTGAGCCCATCGCCCCTCTGGGCCTTGTCAGCCCCTCCAAGCTCAGGCAGCCTAACGGAACGAGCCTTCTTCATGGCCACCCAGCCGGGACTTG GGATCTCCCGGGGTCCTTCTCCTGTGGTTCTGGGCTCTCAGGATGCCTTACCCGTGGCGACGGCCTTCACAGAATATATCCATGCTTACTTCAAAGGTCACAACCCAGACAG CTGTCTTGTCAAGGTCACTGGCGAACTCACCATGTCCTTCCCGGCGGGGATCGTCCGGGTCTTCACTGGTGCCTCAGCACCCCCTGTCCTGAGTTTCCGTATCCTCCACACGGCCTCCATCGAACAGTACCTGCCCAATTCCGATCTCCTCTTCAG TGACTCATCCCAGAGTGATCCCAGCAGCAAGGACTTCTGGCTCAACATGGGGGCCCTCACCGCGCACCTCCAGAAGCAGGCGGAGGAAGTGGCAACCACCCCCTACTTCAATGTGCCCCTGCTGAGATACCAG TATTCCAAGCAGGGCCTGGCTTGGGCTCCCCTGCAGCTGACGGTGAACTGGGAGTGCGCCTCGGATACCACGAGGGTGTGCGTGGATTACAACTACAATGCGTCTGCCCTCGCCTCGGCGGTGGCGCTAACCAACGTGCAGGTCCTGCTGCCCATTGAAGAGCCAGTTGCCAACGTCAAGCTGCAGCCGACGGCCTGTTG GAATATGGAAGAGAAACGCTTGCTTTGGCGGCTGCTGGATGTTCCTAGCGCCCAGGGTCTTGGAG GTTGCGGCCgccttttggccagctgggagcCCTTGAACGGTCCCACCAAGCCGAGGCCTGTGGCCGCTCAGTTTACCAGCGAGGGCAGCACGGTCTCCGGTGCAGACGTGGAGCTGGTCGGCAGTGGTTATCGGATGTCGCTTGTCAAGAAGAGGTTTGCCACAG acggccacagcctggggacgcCCCCCGGCAACTCCAGAGCTGCCGCGAAAGGGTTCTCTGGCCACGGGCCGCAGCTGCCTGCGGAAGGTATGATCGGGCACCCGGCAGATACAGTGCCGCCTTCCCGGCTCTACCGGACCTGCCGGTATCCGCAGAGGGTACATGTGATATCGCCAATGCACCCCGAAGCCGCCG